A single Leptolyngbya ohadii IS1 DNA region contains:
- a CDS encoding glycosyltransferase family 4 protein encodes MSSGMSAERLRVLVLAFQCNPDWPSLPILAHRMVKTISQHVDVTVVTPHYNQPNIERVGIGNAKVVYFNQNKWQVPLARISTFLRGGNQVAWTTQMAMDYPAYVLFEQEVWQQFGRQIRQGEFDLIHRITPMTTTIPSPIASRSPIPFLMGPLNSGLPWMPEYRAELVREREWMTYLRGASRLMPFYQSTYRKGTAFLTAHAHTRNDIPKAAQERAIDFPETGYDPQQFFPVDRSGRERKTILFAGRLVPYKLPEVVVRAFAASPILREHRLVIVGDGPERPRLEEMVAAAGIQEAVEFHQSMPYLEFPRMMQEADIFAFPSIRELGGGVIIEAMASGLPCVVIDYGGPSVFVNSDRGVKVQPGSVDELVDRYQRELEGLVTNPDRMIQLGQAAHQHVLEYYAWEAKGYKLLEIYRWLAGLEETKPDYWQSDNSMPIPV; translated from the coding sequence ATGAGTAGCGGCATGTCTGCTGAACGGCTTCGAGTTCTAGTGCTGGCATTTCAGTGCAACCCCGACTGGCCCTCGTTGCCCATCCTGGCACACCGAATGGTGAAGACCATTTCCCAGCACGTTGATGTTACGGTCGTCACCCCTCACTACAATCAGCCGAATATCGAGCGGGTGGGCATTGGGAATGCAAAGGTCGTTTATTTCAACCAGAATAAATGGCAGGTACCGCTGGCTCGAATTTCTACTTTTCTGCGGGGCGGAAATCAAGTTGCCTGGACAACGCAGATGGCGATGGACTATCCTGCCTATGTGCTGTTTGAACAGGAGGTTTGGCAGCAGTTCGGCAGGCAGATTCGTCAGGGCGAATTCGATCTGATTCATCGCATCACCCCGATGACGACCACGATCCCCAGCCCGATCGCCTCTCGCAGTCCCATCCCGTTTCTAATGGGTCCGCTGAATAGCGGCTTGCCCTGGATGCCGGAATACCGGGCGGAGCTGGTGCGCGAACGGGAATGGATGACCTATCTGCGGGGTGCGTCGCGGCTAATGCCCTTCTACCAATCCACTTATCGGAAGGGAACGGCATTTCTAACTGCCCATGCCCATACCCGCAACGATATTCCCAAAGCAGCGCAGGAGAGGGCGATCGATTTTCCAGAAACGGGCTACGATCCGCAGCAGTTTTTCCCGGTCGATCGGAGCGGTCGAGAGCGCAAAACGATTTTGTTTGCAGGGCGGCTGGTTCCCTATAAGCTGCCGGAGGTTGTGGTCCGTGCCTTTGCTGCCAGCCCAATCTTGCGAGAACATCGTCTGGTCATTGTGGGGGATGGACCGGAGCGCCCCCGCCTGGAAGAGATGGTTGCCGCAGCGGGAATTCAGGAGGCTGTAGAGTTTCACCAGTCTATGCCCTACCTGGAGTTTCCCCGAATGATGCAGGAAGCCGATATCTTTGCTTTCCCCTCGATTCGGGAATTGGGCGGCGGCGTGATTATTGAAGCGATGGCAAGTGGACTGCCCTGCGTGGTGATAGACTACGGCGGACCCTCGGTCTTTGTGAACTCCGATCGCGGGGTGAAAGTGCAGCCCGGCAGCGTTGATGAATTAGTCGATCGTTACCAGCGAGAGCTAGAGGGACTGGTGACGAACCCCGATCGGATGATTCAACTGGGACAGGCAGCACATCAGCACGTTCTGGAGTATTATGCCTGGGAAGCGAAGGGATACAAGCTGCTGGAGATCTATCGCTGGCTGGCGGGACTGGAGGAGACGAAGCCAGACTACTGGCAGTCCGATAATTCAATGCCAATTCCGGTGTGA
- a CDS encoding glucose-1-phosphate thymidylyltransferase: MKAIILSGGKGTRLRPLTYTGAKQLVPVANKPILWYGIESIVSAGITDIGIIISPETGEEVKAKTGNGDRFGARIEYILQEQPAGLAHAVRIAQPFLGDSPFVMYLGDNLVQSDLDLFLEHFHANSLDALTLLCPVANPSAFGVAKVDDNGRLLQLVEKPKDPPSNLALVGVYIFNNTIHKAIDAIQPSARGELEITDAIQTLIDWQSPVEARQIRGWWLDTGKKDDLLEANRVILDSCIDCQIHGEVDDQSRIIGRVHVGEGTKIVNCTIRGPVTIGDHCHLENCFIGPYTSIADRVTLIEADLEHSVILQGAKVDRVHHRIVDSLIGQRAYLTEAPRRPKALRFMIGDDCQIELSN; this comes from the coding sequence ATGAAAGCAATTATTCTGTCCGGCGGTAAAGGAACACGTCTGCGTCCGTTGACCTATACGGGAGCAAAACAGCTGGTGCCCGTGGCGAATAAGCCAATCCTCTGGTACGGGATTGAGTCGATCGTCTCGGCGGGTATCACCGACATCGGCATCATCATCAGCCCGGAAACGGGGGAAGAGGTGAAGGCAAAGACGGGGAACGGCGATCGATTTGGCGCGAGGATCGAGTACATCTTGCAGGAGCAGCCTGCGGGACTGGCACATGCGGTTAGGATAGCCCAGCCGTTTCTGGGAGACTCGCCGTTTGTGATGTATTTGGGCGACAACCTGGTGCAGAGCGATCTGGATCTATTTTTGGAGCATTTCCACGCGAATAGCCTGGATGCGCTGACGCTGCTTTGTCCGGTGGCGAATCCCAGTGCCTTCGGTGTCGCGAAGGTGGATGACAATGGGCGACTGCTTCAGCTGGTGGAAAAGCCGAAAGATCCGCCCTCGAATCTGGCGCTGGTCGGCGTGTACATTTTCAATAACACAATCCATAAGGCGATCGACGCCATCCAACCCTCGGCGCGGGGCGAGCTGGAAATTACGGATGCCATCCAAACCTTAATCGATTGGCAAAGCCCGGTAGAGGCAAGGCAGATTCGCGGCTGGTGGCTAGACACCGGAAAGAAAGATGATCTGCTGGAGGCAAATCGCGTCATTCTGGATAGCTGCATCGACTGCCAGATTCACGGCGAAGTGGATGACCAAAGCCGGATTATTGGACGGGTTCACGTCGGCGAAGGCACGAAGATTGTCAACTGCACGATTCGCGGTCCCGTCACGATCGGGGATCACTGCCATCTGGAAAACTGCTTTATTGGTCCTTACACCAGCATTGCCGATCGCGTGACGCTGATTGAGGCTGACCTGGAGCATAGCGTGATCTTGCAGGGCGCAAAGGTCGATCGGGTGCATCATCGGATCGTAGATAGTCTGATCGGGCAGCGGGCATACTTGACGGAAGCGCCCAGAAGACCCAAAGCACTCCGATTCATGATTGGGGACGACTGCCAGATCGAATTGTCGAACTGA
- the rfbD gene encoding dTDP-4-dehydrorhamnose reductase produces MTRILLIGKAGQVGHELQQMLMPLGRVVGVARDELDLTQVEQIRQVIQTAQPDLIVNAAAYTAVDKAESEVELAQAINGTAPTVMAEEARSLKIPLIHISTDYVFDGSQSTPYREIDPTNPIGVYGQSKLAGEIGIQQVCEESATPYAILRTAWVYGTYGKGNFVKTMLRLGKEREEVRVVADQIGSPTWAADIARTIAVLSRGLLAEANGQTPLSLSGIYHFANSGAASWYDFAVAIFEEAQALKLPLRLRQVVPITTAEYPTPAQRPAYSVLACQKVGKLLPAPPTQWRQALRQMLTEYIHAHESNYSVRR; encoded by the coding sequence ATGACGCGCATTCTTCTCATTGGTAAAGCGGGGCAGGTTGGTCACGAACTTCAGCAAATGCTGATGCCTTTGGGCAGAGTGGTCGGGGTCGCGCGGGATGAACTGGATTTAACGCAGGTTGAGCAGATTCGTCAGGTAATCCAGACGGCTCAACCCGATTTGATTGTGAACGCGGCTGCCTACACAGCGGTCGATAAGGCAGAATCCGAGGTCGAACTCGCCCAGGCGATTAACGGCACAGCTCCCACGGTGATGGCAGAGGAGGCGCGATCGCTCAAAATTCCGCTGATTCATATTTCCACCGACTATGTGTTTGACGGCTCCCAGAGTACGCCCTACCGGGAGATCGATCCGACGAATCCGATCGGTGTTTATGGTCAGTCCAAGCTGGCGGGCGAAATTGGCATTCAGCAGGTTTGTGAGGAATCTGCAACGCCCTACGCGATTTTGAGAACTGCCTGGGTCTATGGCACCTATGGCAAAGGCAACTTTGTGAAGACCATGCTGCGGCTGGGCAAGGAGCGGGAGGAAGTGCGGGTCGTGGCGGATCAGATTGGTTCTCCCACCTGGGCGGCAGATATTGCGCGGACGATCGCCGTATTGTCTCGCGGTCTGCTGGCAGAAGCCAATGGTCAAACGCCCCTGTCGCTGAGCGGTATCTATCACTTTGCCAATAGTGGCGCGGCGAGTTGGTATGACTTCGCGGTTGCCATTTTTGAAGAGGCACAGGCACTCAAGCTGCCCCTGAGGCTGCGCCAAGTGGTTCCCATTACCACAGCCGAATATCCCACCCCTGCCCAGCGTCCTGCCTACTCGGTCTTAGCCTGCCAGAAGGTTGGCAAACTGCTTCCTGCGCCGCCCACCCAGTGGCGACAGGCACTTCGTCAGATGCTCACTGAATATATCCACGCCCATGAAAGCAATTATTCTGTCCGGCGGTAA
- the rfbC gene encoding dTDP-4-dehydrorhamnose 3,5-epimerase yields the protein MNITQTDIPEVLLIEPRVFGDERGFFFESFNEKTFQEKTGVMLPFVQDNHSRSAKNVLRGLHYQVQQAQGKLVRVVAGAIYDVAVDIRKSSPTFGQWVGYELSGANKRQLWIPPGFAHGFISLEDGTEVLYKTTDYYAPAHERSILWNDPDLGIHWQLDGEPIVSAKDQAGQPFQQADLFD from the coding sequence ATGAACATTACGCAGACCGATATTCCAGAGGTTTTGCTAATTGAACCTCGTGTCTTTGGCGATGAGCGCGGCTTTTTCTTCGAGAGCTTTAACGAGAAAACCTTTCAGGAAAAGACGGGGGTGATGCTGCCGTTTGTGCAGGACAACCATTCACGATCGGCTAAAAACGTGCTGCGGGGACTGCACTATCAGGTTCAGCAGGCGCAGGGAAAGCTGGTGCGGGTCGTAGCAGGCGCAATCTACGACGTAGCGGTGGATATTCGCAAAAGCTCGCCTACATTTGGACAGTGGGTGGGCTATGAGCTAAGTGGAGCAAATAAACGCCAGCTCTGGATTCCGCCCGGTTTTGCCCACGGCTTTATCTCGCTGGAGGACGGAACCGAGGTGCTGTACAAAACGACAGATTACTATGCCCCCGCCCATGAGCGATCGATTCTGTGGAACGATCCGGACTTGGGAATTCACTGGCAATTGGATGGAGAGCCGATCGTTTCTGCGAAGGATCAGGCAGGACAACCGTTCCAGCAGGCGGATCTGTTTGATTAA
- a CDS encoding glycosyltransferase family 2 protein, producing MSALFPTLNGLLLAIALLLLLPIGVLLIECLAALLPIRESWQSSSSVNDSPSQVNYAANRSSNRATALSGAKVAVLVPAHNEAAGIYPVLEGLVAQLRKLPGCTELHRLIVVADNCTDDTAEIARSTGAAVLERHDPDRRGKGYALDYGVRFLTNDPPDVLVIVDADCDVKPGTIERISRKALTTNRPVQAVYLMERPAQPKPKDAVSALAFLVKNLVRPRGMERLGLPSPLTGTGMAFPWSVIRSAKLASGNIVEDMQLGVDLAIEGYPPAVGVDTLVMGRLPQQEQAAQSQRTRWEHGHLQTLLTQVPRLLKASLKQKRFDLLAMALDLAIPPLSLLVIFWLAGFGLSIGLLELGGSSLPAILLGLDGLPLLLAIAVAWYRFGRSELPLMSLLAIPFYVLWKIPLYFAFLVRRQKKWVRTDRDVR from the coding sequence GTGTCTGCACTGTTTCCCACCCTCAACGGTTTACTGCTGGCGATCGCCCTGCTGTTGCTTCTACCCATTGGCGTTCTTCTAATTGAATGTCTTGCGGCACTGCTGCCGATTCGAGAAAGCTGGCAATCTTCCAGTTCTGTCAACGATTCACCGAGCCAGGTAAATTATGCCGCGAACCGTTCTTCCAATCGGGCAACGGCTTTATCTGGTGCAAAAGTTGCCGTTCTGGTTCCGGCGCACAATGAGGCTGCGGGAATTTATCCGGTGCTGGAAGGGCTGGTGGCGCAGCTCCGAAAACTACCGGGTTGCACTGAACTGCACCGCCTGATTGTAGTGGCCGATAACTGCACAGACGATACGGCTGAAATCGCCCGATCGACGGGGGCAGCTGTTCTAGAACGTCATGATCCCGATCGGCGTGGCAAAGGCTATGCCCTGGACTACGGGGTGCGGTTCCTCACAAACGATCCACCTGATGTCTTAGTCATTGTGGATGCGGACTGTGATGTGAAGCCGGGAACGATCGAGCGAATTAGCCGCAAAGCATTAACTACGAACCGTCCGGTGCAGGCGGTTTACCTGATGGAGCGACCCGCCCAACCCAAGCCCAAGGATGCCGTGTCTGCCCTGGCATTTCTGGTGAAAAATCTGGTACGTCCACGTGGGATGGAGCGCTTGGGATTACCCAGTCCGCTGACCGGAACGGGAATGGCGTTTCCCTGGTCGGTCATTCGATCGGCAAAGCTGGCGAGCGGCAACATTGTGGAAGATATGCAGCTTGGTGTGGATCTGGCGATCGAGGGCTATCCGCCTGCTGTAGGAGTTGACACACTGGTCATGGGACGTCTGCCGCAGCAGGAACAGGCTGCCCAAAGTCAGCGAACTCGCTGGGAGCATGGACATCTGCAAACCCTGCTGACCCAGGTACCGCGACTGCTGAAAGCCTCCCTGAAACAAAAGCGGTTTGATCTGCTGGCGATGGCGCTAGATCTGGCAATTCCGCCGCTGTCGCTGCTGGTGATCTTCTGGCTAGCAGGATTCGGTTTGTCGATCGGGCTGCTGGAGTTGGGCGGTTCCTCCTTACCGGCAATTCTGCTGGGGCTGGATGGACTTCCCCTGCTGCTGGCGATCGCGGTTGCCTGGTATCGGTTCGGGCGATCGGAACTGCCGCTGATGAGTTTGCTGGCGATTCCCTTTTATGTGCTCTGGAAAATTCCTCTCTACTTCGCCTTTCTGGTGCGCCGTCAGAAAAAATGGGTCAGAACGGATCGCGATGTCAGGTAG
- a CDS encoding magnesium chelatase subunit H: MFTHVKPAIRHIVPDNLNGRSLIKVVYVVLEPQYQSALSAAVRSINANNPNLAIEISGYLLEELRSPENYEALQKDVSEANVFIASLIFIEELAEKVVAAVEPHRDRLDVAVVFPSMPQVMRLNKMGTFSMAQLGQSKSAIAQFMRKRKEQSGSSFQDAMLKLLNTLPKVLKYLPMDKAQDARNFMLSFQYWLGGSSENLENFLLMLADKYVKPSGNESAKVEYREPVTYPDMGIWHPLAPQMYEDLKEYLNWYNTRQDVPEDVKDPLAPCVGLVLQRTHLVTGDDAHYVAMVQELECMGAKVVPVFAGGLDFSKPVDAYFYDPIKKDHALVDVVISLTGFALVGGPARQDHPKAIDSLKRLNRPYMVALPLVFQTTEEWQDSDLGLHPIQVALQIAIPELDGAIEPIILSGRDGATGKAIALQDRIEAIAQRAMKWANLRRKPKLHKKVAITVFSFPPDKGNVGTAAYLDVFGSIYEVLKALRDNGYDVQEVPESAEALMQEVIHDAQAQYSSPELNIAYRMSVPEYEALTPYSHRLEENWGPPPGHLNTDGESLLVFGKHFGNVFIGVQPTFGYEGDPMRLLFSRSASPHHGFAAYYTYLERVWQADAVLHFGTHGSLEFMPGKQMGMSNECYPDSLIGTIPNLYYYAANNPSEATIAKRRGYAETISYLTPPAENAGLYKGLKELSELIASYQTSKESGRAIPIVNAIIEKCRQVNLDKDITLPENDASELSQDDRDALIGKVYIKLMEIESRLLPCGLHVVGKPPSAEEAIATLVNIAGLDRPEESIKSLQRIIAESIGREMDEIYRNSDRGVLADVELLFNINQAVRSAVAAMVKEQTDAEGRVSKVTKLNFFNIGRKEPWVEALAEAGYPKVNADDIKPLFEYLEFCLKQVIADNELGALLKGLEGEYILPGPGGDPIRNPDVLPTGKNIHALDPQSIPTTAAVQGALIVVERLLDRQRAENNGEYPETISFVLWGTDNIKTYGESLAQVMMLVGVRPVPDALGRVNKLELIPLEELGRPRIDVVVNCSGVFRDLFINQMNLLDRAIKMAAEADEPVEMNYVRKHAIKQAEDMGINLRQAASRVFSNASGSYSSNVNLAVENSTWENEAELQNMYLSRKSFAFNSDNPGMMDQNQDLFTAALKTVDVTFQNLDSSEISLTDVSHYFDSDPTKLVETLRKDGKKPAAYIADTTTANAQVRTLSETVRLDARTKLLNPKWYEGMLSHGYEGVRELSKRLVNTMGWSATAGAVDNWIYEDTNTTFIKDEEMRNRLMNLNPHSFRKVVTTLLEVNGRGYWETSEENLELLRELYQEVEDRIEGVE; the protein is encoded by the coding sequence ATGTTCACCCACGTCAAGCCCGCGATCAGGCATATCGTTCCCGACAACCTCAACGGGCGATCGCTGATCAAAGTGGTCTATGTCGTGCTAGAGCCGCAGTATCAGAGTGCCCTCTCGGCGGCTGTCCGTTCGATTAATGCGAACAACCCCAATCTGGCGATCGAAATTAGCGGCTATCTATTAGAAGAGCTTCGCAGTCCCGAAAATTACGAGGCACTCCAAAAAGATGTTTCAGAAGCTAATGTTTTCATCGCGTCGCTGATCTTCATCGAAGAACTGGCAGAAAAAGTCGTCGCAGCGGTTGAACCCCATCGCGATCGCTTAGATGTGGCAGTCGTCTTCCCCTCAATGCCGCAGGTGATGCGCCTGAACAAGATGGGAACCTTCTCGATGGCTCAGTTGGGTCAGTCGAAGAGTGCGATCGCCCAGTTCATGCGGAAGCGCAAGGAGCAGTCAGGCAGCAGTTTCCAGGACGCAATGCTGAAGTTGCTCAATACCTTGCCGAAGGTGCTGAAGTACCTGCCGATGGACAAGGCGCAGGATGCCCGCAACTTCATGCTCAGCTTCCAGTACTGGCTGGGTGGCTCCTCCGAGAACCTGGAAAACTTCCTGCTAATGCTGGCGGATAAGTATGTTAAGCCCAGCGGCAACGAGTCTGCGAAGGTCGAGTATCGGGAACCCGTCACCTATCCCGACATGGGCATCTGGCATCCCCTCGCGCCCCAGATGTACGAAGACCTGAAGGAGTATCTGAACTGGTACAACACCCGCCAGGATGTCCCCGAAGATGTGAAAGACCCCCTCGCGCCCTGCGTCGGTCTGGTGCTTCAGCGGACTCACCTCGTCACCGGAGATGACGCGCACTACGTTGCAATGGTGCAGGAATTGGAGTGTATGGGGGCAAAAGTCGTCCCTGTGTTTGCGGGCGGTCTGGACTTCTCCAAGCCCGTGGATGCCTACTTCTACGACCCGATCAAGAAAGATCATGCGCTAGTCGATGTCGTTATTTCCCTCACCGGATTTGCGCTGGTGGGCGGTCCCGCTCGTCAGGATCATCCAAAGGCGATCGATTCCCTGAAGCGGTTGAACCGTCCCTATATGGTGGCGTTGCCGCTGGTATTCCAGACCACGGAAGAGTGGCAGGACAGCGATCTGGGTCTGCACCCGATTCAGGTGGCGCTACAAATTGCGATTCCCGAACTGGATGGGGCGATCGAGCCGATCATCCTCTCTGGACGCGACGGAGCAACGGGTAAGGCAATTGCGCTGCAAGACCGGATTGAGGCGATCGCTCAGCGGGCAATGAAGTGGGCAAACCTGCGCCGGAAGCCGAAGCTGCACAAGAAAGTGGCGATTACCGTGTTCAGCTTCCCGCCGGACAAGGGCAACGTCGGAACTGCCGCCTACCTGGATGTGTTTGGCTCTATCTACGAAGTGCTGAAAGCTCTGCGCGATAACGGCTACGACGTACAGGAAGTGCCCGAATCGGCTGAGGCGCTGATGCAGGAAGTAATCCACGATGCTCAGGCGCAGTACAGCAGCCCGGAACTCAATATCGCTTATCGGATGTCGGTTCCTGAGTACGAGGCATTAACGCCCTACTCCCACCGCCTGGAAGAGAACTGGGGTCCGCCTCCGGGACATCTCAACACCGACGGCGAAAGCCTGCTGGTATTCGGAAAGCACTTCGGCAACGTCTTTATCGGCGTACAGCCCACCTTTGGCTACGAGGGCGACCCGATGCGGCTGCTGTTCTCCCGATCGGCAAGTCCCCACCACGGTTTTGCGGCGTACTACACCTACCTGGAGCGCGTTTGGCAGGCGGATGCGGTGCTGCACTTCGGAACCCACGGTTCACTGGAGTTCATGCCCGGTAAGCAGATGGGAATGTCGAACGAGTGCTATCCCGACTCACTGATCGGCACGATCCCCAACCTCTACTACTACGCGGCAAATAACCCGTCTGAAGCGACGATCGCCAAGCGCCGAGGCTATGCCGAAACCATCAGCTATCTGACCCCTCCCGCCGAGAATGCCGGACTCTACAAGGGACTGAAGGAACTGAGCGAACTGATCGCCTCCTACCAGACCTCGAAGGAGAGCGGACGGGCAATTCCGATCGTGAATGCCATCATCGAAAAATGCCGTCAGGTCAACCTCGATAAGGACATCACCCTGCCCGAAAACGACGCTTCGGAACTGAGCCAGGACGATCGCGATGCGCTGATTGGCAAGGTCTACATCAAGCTGATGGAAATCGAGTCGCGTCTGCTGCCCTGCGGTCTGCACGTGGTCGGTAAGCCCCCTTCAGCCGAAGAAGCGATCGCCACTCTGGTGAATATCGCCGGACTCGATCGCCCCGAAGAGAGCATCAAGAGCCTCCAGCGGATCATTGCCGAAAGCATTGGTCGCGAGATGGACGAGATCTACCGCAACTCCGATCGGGGTGTACTGGCAGACGTGGAACTGCTGTTCAACATCAATCAGGCAGTGCGATCGGCGGTGGCGGCAATGGTGAAGGAACAGACCGACGCTGAGGGTCGTGTCTCGAAAGTCACCAAGCTCAACTTCTTCAACATCGGACGCAAGGAACCCTGGGTCGAAGCTCTGGCGGAAGCGGGCTACCCGAAGGTCAACGCGGACGACATCAAGCCCCTGTTCGAGTACTTGGAGTTCTGCCTGAAGCAGGTAATCGCGGATAACGAGCTGGGCGCACTGCTCAAGGGTCTGGAAGGCGAATACATCCTGCCCGGTCCCGGCGGTGACCCGATTCGTAACCCCGATGTGCTGCCCACGGGTAAGAACATTCACGCCCTCGATCCCCAATCTATCCCGACGACCGCAGCAGTTCAGGGTGCGCTGATTGTGGTGGAGCGTTTGCTCGATCGCCAGAGAGCCGAGAATAACGGCGAATACCCGGAAACCATTTCCTTTGTGCTGTGGGGTACGGACAACATCAAGACCTACGGTGAATCCCTGGCGCAGGTGATGATGCTGGTGGGTGTGCGTCCGGTTCCCGATGCTCTGGGACGGGTGAACAAGCTGGAACTGATTCCGCTGGAAGAACTGGGTCGCCCCCGGATCGACGTGGTGGTGAACTGCTCTGGCGTGTTCCGCGATCTGTTCATTAACCAGATGAACTTGCTCGATCGCGCAATTAAGATGGCGGCGGAAGCGGATGAGCCTGTCGAGATGAACTACGTCCGTAAGCATGCAATCAAGCAGGCGGAGGACATGGGGATTAATCTGCGTCAGGCAGCGAGCCGCGTCTTCTCGAATGCGTCTGGCTCCTACTCGTCCAACGTCAACCTGGCGGTGGAGAATAGCACCTGGGAAAATGAGGCAGAGCTACAGAATATGTACCTGTCGCGCAAATCCTTTGCCTTCAACTCGGATAATCCGGGCATGATGGATCAAAACCAGGATCTGTTTACCGCTGCGCTGAAGACGGTAGATGTGACGTTCCAGAACCTCGACTCCTCGGAAATTTCGCTAACGGACGTCTCCCACTACTTCGACTCCGACCCGACCAAGCTGGTGGAAACCCTGCGGAAGGACGGCAAAAAGCCTGCGGCATACATCGCTGATACCACCACGGCAAACGCCCAAGTGCGAACCCTGTCGGAAACCGTTCGTCTGGATGCGCGCACAAAACTCCTGAATCCCAAGTGGTATGAGGGAATGCTGTCCCACGGCTATGAGGGCGTGCGCGAACTCTCGAAGCGACTGGTGAACACGATGGGCTGGTCTGCCACCGCTGGTGCTGTAGACAACTGGATCTACGAAGACACCAACACCACGTTCATCAAAGACGAAGAGATGCGGAATCGCCTGATGAACCTGAATCCCCACTCCTTCCGCAAGGTCGTTACCACGCTGCTGGAAGTGAACGGTCGCGGCTACTGGGAAACTTCTGAGGAAAACCTGGAACTGCTGCGCGAACTGTATCAGGAAGTTGAAGACCGGATCGAAGGCGTGGAGTAA
- a CDS encoding HNH endonuclease has translation MNPAYTEVAQRANHRCEYCQAPEVVFNFPFEVEHIIPLSRQGSNDEKNLALACRSCNLRKGNRISGLDPSSNTEVRFFNPRQDNWDEHFQVIPDSGEVIGRTPIGKTTAQCLEMNSPAQIAARRLWIGLGLFP, from the coding sequence ATGAATCCCGCTTATACAGAGGTTGCTCAACGGGCAAATCATCGCTGTGAATATTGCCAAGCTCCTGAAGTCGTTTTCAACTTCCCGTTTGAAGTGGAGCACATTATTCCGCTTTCTCGGCAGGGATCGAATGATGAGAAGAATTTAGCCCTCGCCTGCCGTTCTTGTAATCTCCGAAAGGGTAATCGCATCAGTGGGTTAGATCCTAGCTCTAATACTGAGGTTCGTTTCTTTAACCCACGACAGGACAACTGGGACGAGCATTTTCAGGTAATTCCTGACTCTGGAGAGGTCATAGGAAGAACTCCGATTGGGAAAACTACTGCCCAATGCCTGGAGATGAACAGCCCAGCTCAGATTGCAGCACGCCGATTGTGGATAGGGTTAGGGTTATTTCCGTAA
- a CDS encoding HNH endonuclease signature motif containing protein — protein sequence MSRKDPTIQQRERLLQKNAGVCCVCKKRGLGINLHHIDGDNSNTIDENLAVLCVKDHDLHHRPHAYSSSSHLELGASEIRELKESWEGFVAEAQKPNSMACAVLTMYGTHSEIHSIQAVFQWANGKIEFERTYHQLDRTAEDCINNLFSQFEWLGTDIKLIIIDEPLPVEYCPCCSSPLKRFLAENQYKRIFHNSWEAESLCAIYINPHQPSLALSLFLEGEVIYQGALHLCGNFLHYTCSNFEERFPITKRASVRTQVTGIIQEILDIWNPGHIFIGTGDHEDPCLIGNFDLPKFWEKLKGKKVTWECSWDESNCTHF from the coding sequence ATGAGTAGAAAAGATCCAACAATACAGCAACGGGAACGGTTACTTCAAAAGAATGCTGGTGTATGCTGCGTATGTAAAAAACGAGGATTAGGGATCAATTTACATCATATAGATGGAGACAATTCAAATACTATTGACGAAAACCTAGCTGTCCTTTGTGTCAAGGATCACGATCTGCATCATCGACCTCATGCTTACTCAAGTAGCAGCCACCTTGAATTAGGGGCATCCGAAATTCGAGAACTTAAAGAGTCCTGGGAGGGTTTTGTAGCTGAAGCCCAAAAGCCTAACTCAATGGCATGCGCTGTGCTAACAATGTATGGTACACACTCGGAAATTCATTCGATACAAGCTGTTTTTCAGTGGGCTAATGGAAAAATAGAATTCGAGCGTACATATCATCAACTTGATAGAACTGCCGAGGATTGTATCAACAACTTGTTCTCTCAATTTGAGTGGCTTGGTACAGATATAAAATTAATCATAATCGATGAACCGCTTCCTGTTGAATACTGTCCATGCTGTAGCTCTCCTCTTAAAAGATTTTTAGCAGAAAACCAGTATAAGAGAATTTTTCATAATTCATGGGAAGCGGAATCTTTATGTGCTATATACATTAACCCTCATCAGCCATCCCTTGCACTTTCCCTTTTCCTAGAAGGAGAAGTAATTTATCAAGGTGCTTTGCATCTGTGTGGAAATTTTCTTCATTACACCTGTAGCAATTTTGAGGAAAGATTTCCTATCACAAAAAGAGCTAGTGTTAGGACTCAAGTTACTGGAATAATTCAAGAGATCCTAGATATATGGAATCCTGGGCACATATTCATAGGCACAGGTGATCATGAAGATCCTTGTCTAATTGGAAATTTCGATCTTCCAAAGTTCTGGGAGAAGCTGAAAGGCAAGAAGGTTACCTGGGAATGTAGTTGGGATGAATCGAATTGTACGCACTTTTAG